The Silvanigrella paludirubra genome includes a window with the following:
- the tssK gene encoding type VI secretion system baseplate subunit TssK, with protein MIANTLSLPKLIKIENSDTITEKSVFKLFKQSELLNEMRYNLLKPENFGIIKFEIDKNAQRKGIFKISEIECIFSNGSEYYHKATNLLFYSIDIKTLDPLENDGAYIFITINDYNLISGNLEYQSPNQKHFIRECINSENSIYTIEKNINLVVANTTPSNCGFLPIAKLKLSKNGLELDDYKPPVFNIKSDQKIIAKLESSMELINNKFLMIKKDIEDNKSELNPKKYHDHFIKIKHLSNSLNMMEQVLNEDQILPKDFYLILNKIFANVISINPNINLPKLPEFKYLNIEEYFTSIMDFMNEILNKEISEKYKLYLFTKKDNLYYLKLPKQSSSIYKIALKKPARVSDAQLMEWLHASLICEKNEYHFMIEKRSLGYERKHEHADIEINLKNEYLFFNVKLAPDQALNDNTLVISQSSSKYNLFEPDAIVLYWEMKGK; from the coding sequence ATGATAGCAAATACTTTATCTTTACCAAAACTTATAAAAATAGAAAACTCCGATACAATTACTGAAAAATCTGTATTTAAATTATTTAAACAATCTGAACTTTTAAATGAAATGCGTTATAACTTATTAAAACCAGAAAACTTTGGAATTATTAAATTTGAAATTGACAAAAATGCTCAAAGAAAAGGTATTTTTAAAATCTCTGAAATTGAATGTATTTTTTCAAACGGCTCCGAATATTACCATAAAGCAACAAACCTTTTATTTTACTCAATAGATATAAAAACTTTAGATCCATTAGAAAATGATGGCGCTTATATTTTTATCACAATTAATGATTATAATCTTATTTCTGGTAATTTAGAATATCAATCACCAAATCAAAAGCACTTTATTAGAGAATGTATAAATTCAGAAAATAGTATTTATACGATAGAAAAAAATATCAATCTTGTTGTTGCAAATACCACTCCCTCTAATTGTGGATTTTTGCCAATAGCTAAATTAAAATTAAGTAAAAATGGCTTGGAATTAGATGATTACAAGCCTCCTGTATTTAATATAAAATCCGATCAAAAAATTATTGCAAAATTAGAAAGTTCAATGGAACTTATCAATAATAAATTTTTAATGATCAAAAAAGATATTGAAGATAATAAAAGTGAGCTTAATCCAAAAAAATACCATGACCATTTTATAAAAATTAAGCATCTATCAAATTCATTAAACATGATGGAACAGGTTTTAAATGAAGATCAAATTTTACCAAAAGATTTTTATTTAATTTTGAATAAAATATTTGCAAATGTTATTTCAATTAACCCAAATATTAATCTACCTAAATTGCCTGAGTTTAAATATTTAAATATTGAAGAATATTTTACTTCAATTATGGATTTCATGAATGAAATTTTAAATAAAGAAATTTCAGAAAAATATAAGTTATATTTATTTACCAAAAAAGATAATTTGTATTATTTAAAGCTTCCTAAACAAAGCTCCTCAATTTACAAAATTGCCCTTAAAAAACCTGCACGAGTTTCAGATGCTCAATTAATGGAATGGCTTCATGCTTCTCTTATTTGTGAAAAAAATGAATATCATTTTATGATTGAAAAACGAAGTTTAGGTTATGAACGAAAACATGAGCATGCGGATATTGAAATTAATTTAAAAAATGAATACTTATTTTTTAACGTAAAACTTGCACCAGATCAGGCTTTAAATGACAACACACTTGTCATTTCCCAAAGCAGCTCGAAGTATAATTTATTTGAACCCGATGCCATTGTTCTTTATTGGGAAATGAAGGGTAAGTGA
- a CDS encoding PAAR domain-containing protein: protein MKKSIIVLGDPLSSGGSVVKTNQINIKFNGFPVATLGDKVSCPIPLHGSTEIIEGYPNIKLNGLPIALHGHKVGCGCTLVGQNALEKFSITEEPSLFKSELEFKVYDEQFTALDNEGLPIKELPYLVIYPDGKKLFGRTNDDGKTRKIRTNDEEEIELYWGDEALARHRK, encoded by the coding sequence ATGAAAAAATCTATAATTGTTTTAGGAGATCCACTTAGTAGTGGTGGTAGTGTTGTTAAAACAAATCAAATAAATATAAAATTTAATGGCTTTCCTGTAGCAACTCTTGGAGATAAAGTCTCTTGCCCTATTCCTTTGCATGGTTCCACAGAAATAATTGAAGGTTATCCAAATATAAAATTAAATGGTCTCCCTATTGCGCTTCATGGTCATAAAGTAGGCTGTGGTTGCACTTTAGTTGGTCAAAATGCTTTAGAAAAATTTTCTATTACAGAGGAGCCAAGTCTTTTTAAAAGTGAACTTGAATTTAAAGTATATGATGAGCAATTTACAGCGCTTGATAATGAAGGTTTACCTATTAAAGAGTTGCCTTACTTGGTTATTTACCCTGATGGGAAAAAATTATTTGGCAGAACAAATGATGATGGGAAAACAAGAAAAATTAGAACGAATGATGAAGAAGAAATAGAACTGTATTGGGGCGATGAAGCTTTAGCAAGACATAGGAAATAA
- a CDS encoding T6SS effector amidase Tae4 family protein — MPKNNNKPIKTKTNSKKNTNVTVKIFIPKFEDLWNNHPNINGIKKACDEKNSKGLYLYDNQCAINMHYCFKKSEVNMASFKGMKCKHGFARGAEEMANWLRYLKPFGNIITCQDFKTQETIDKENEKIKNENEKIKIKNENEKNKKKMKPLLAEIKEKSKNFKDEIDGKTGIIFIKDFWMRSNESDQNRSGDHIDLWNKDKLTASSMIMHEFLGFIPFTGVTRYSKNKEVWFWEMN; from the coding sequence ATGCCTAAAAATAACAATAAACCAATAAAAACCAAAACAAATAGCAAAAAAAATACAAATGTAACTGTAAAAATATTTATTCCAAAATTTGAAGATTTATGGAATAATCATCCAAATATAAATGGAATAAAAAAAGCATGCGATGAAAAAAATTCTAAAGGTTTATATTTATATGATAACCAATGTGCAATAAATATGCATTATTGCTTTAAAAAAAGTGAAGTAAATATGGCATCTTTTAAAGGAATGAAATGTAAGCACGGATTTGCTAGAGGTGCTGAAGAAATGGCAAATTGGTTAAGATATTTAAAACCTTTTGGTAATATAATAACATGTCAAGATTTTAAAACTCAAGAAACAATAGATAAAGAAAATGAGAAAATTAAAAATGAAAATGAGAAAATTAAAATTAAAAATGAAAATGAAAAAAATAAAAAAAAGATGAAACCTTTATTGGCAGAGATTAAAGAAAAAAGTAAAAATTTTAAGGATGAAATAGATGGAAAAACGGGAATAATATTTATAAAAGATTTCTGGATGAGATCAAATGAGAGCGATCAAAATAGAAGTGGTGATCATATTGACCTTTGGAACAAAGACAAACTAACAGCATCATCTATGATTATGCATGAGTTTTTAGGTTTTATTCCTTTTACTGGAGTCACAAGATATAGCAAAAATAAAGAAGTTTGGTTTTGGGAAATGAATTAA
- a CDS encoding fumarate reductase/succinate dehydrogenase flavoprotein subunit, with translation MLKNNVPSGPIEDKWKKHVFESKLINPANRKKFSVIVVGTGLGGASAAATLAEAGYKVDAFCLQDTPRRAHSIAAQGGINACKNYKNDGDSTYRFFYDTVKGGDYRAREAGVYRLAELSNKVIDHCVAVGVPFAREYGGLLDNRSFGGTQVERTFYAKGQTGQQLLLGAYQGMMRQVTEKNIRMHSRKEMIDLIVVEGKARGIVVRDLLTGAIESYSADAVVLATGGYANLYYLSTNAKPSNATAIWRAYKRGAGFANPCFTQIHPTCIPIAGSEQSKLTLMSESLRNDGRIWVPKLKNETRLPNEIHEEDRDYFLERCYPNFGNLVPRDVASRAVKKVCDEGYGVGSSGLAVYLDFKDKVASQGNKFLEEKYGNLFQMYEKIVGDNPYHSPMKIYPAIHYTMGGLWVDYNLMSNIPGLFVLGEANFSEHGANRLGANALLQGLVDGYFILPSTLGNYLANTHLHTLQNNKVEFSDSIESNKQKIQKLIKINGNVLADTIHDKLGKLMWNACSMSRNKEKLQFTLNEIPKIKEEFWSHLKIPTDANTLNQELEKALRVSDYIELAELMCRDALAREESCGSHLRDEYQTSNGDPQRNDKDFSHIACWKFTEENKVPERLIEPLEYEYCKPTQRDYR, from the coding sequence ATGCTTAAAAATAATGTACCAAGTGGTCCTATAGAAGATAAATGGAAAAAACATGTTTTTGAAAGTAAATTAATCAATCCGGCCAATCGAAAAAAATTTTCTGTGATTGTTGTTGGCACTGGATTAGGGGGTGCTTCGGCAGCAGCTACTTTAGCAGAAGCTGGTTATAAAGTGGACGCATTTTGTCTACAAGATACTCCAAGAAGAGCTCATTCTATTGCAGCACAAGGTGGAATTAATGCATGTAAAAATTATAAAAATGATGGAGATTCCACCTACCGATTTTTTTACGATACGGTAAAAGGTGGGGATTATCGCGCTCGGGAGGCTGGTGTTTATCGGTTAGCAGAACTTTCAAATAAAGTTATTGATCATTGTGTCGCTGTTGGTGTTCCTTTTGCACGAGAATATGGCGGATTATTAGACAATCGATCTTTTGGTGGCACACAAGTTGAAAGAACGTTTTATGCAAAAGGTCAAACTGGTCAGCAGTTATTACTTGGTGCTTATCAAGGAATGATGCGTCAAGTAACAGAAAAAAATATTAGAATGCATTCCCGCAAAGAAATGATCGATCTTATTGTTGTGGAAGGAAAAGCGCGCGGTATTGTTGTTCGCGATCTTTTAACAGGAGCAATAGAATCGTATTCTGCAGATGCTGTTGTTTTAGCAACAGGTGGTTATGCAAATTTATATTATCTTTCTACAAATGCTAAACCTTCAAATGCAACCGCAATTTGGCGCGCTTATAAAAGAGGAGCGGGTTTTGCAAATCCGTGTTTCACTCAAATACATCCTACATGTATTCCTATTGCGGGTTCAGAGCAATCTAAGTTAACACTCATGTCAGAATCTCTAAGAAATGATGGACGAATTTGGGTTCCAAAACTAAAAAATGAAACAAGACTTCCTAATGAAATTCATGAAGAAGATAGAGATTATTTTTTAGAACGCTGTTACCCAAATTTTGGAAATTTAGTACCCCGTGATGTTGCTTCTCGCGCAGTTAAAAAAGTATGTGATGAAGGTTATGGTGTAGGAAGCTCGGGACTTGCTGTTTACTTAGATTTTAAAGATAAAGTAGCAAGCCAAGGAAATAAATTTTTAGAAGAAAAGTACGGTAACTTATTTCAAATGTATGAAAAGATAGTGGGAGATAATCCTTATCATTCTCCTATGAAAATTTATCCTGCCATTCATTATACAATGGGAGGTCTTTGGGTTGATTATAATTTAATGTCTAATATCCCTGGTCTATTTGTATTAGGAGAAGCAAACTTTAGTGAACATGGTGCCAATCGTTTAGGTGCAAATGCTCTTTTACAAGGTCTGGTAGATGGTTACTTTATTTTACCAAGTACACTAGGTAATTATTTAGCAAATACTCATTTGCATACACTTCAAAATAATAAGGTAGAATTTTCAGATTCTATTGAAAGCAATAAACAAAAAATTCAAAAATTAATAAAAATAAATGGAAATGTATTAGCAGATACCATACATGACAAGCTTGGTAAATTAATGTGGAATGCTTGTTCTATGTCTAGAAATAAAGAAAAGTTGCAATTCACTTTAAATGAAATTCCAAAAATTAAAGAAGAGTTTTGGAGTCATTTAAAAATCCCAACGGATGCTAATACATTAAATCAAGAATTGGAAAAAGCTTTGCGTGTTTCCGATTACATTGAACTTGCAGAGCTTATGTGCCGAGATGCCCTTGCGCGCGAAGAATCCTGCGGCAGCCATTTAAGAGATGAATATCAAACTTCAAACGGCGATCCGCAACGTAATGACAAAGACTTTAGCCATATTGCATGTTGGAAATTTACAGAAGAAAATAAAGTACCAGAAAGGCTAATAGAACCTTTGGAATATGAATACTGCAAGCCAACTCAAAGAGATTACCGTTAA
- a CDS encoding type VI secretion system baseplate subunit TssF, with product MNFENFLSQKIFELRHELNKMTNEHPELKPHFGLSHAGLLDNETEKLVESCSFFLTLTHSKMQSIIANQVRNFMEPIFPEWYIPEIPSYIVEFDNFEEFYSIQEEFDEKEYITCECQIDEQSLKLSTLGKQELSPFKAINSYFVAGDRECFLNIEFKNMLEFEDYDFNAKLRVYLQSDDPEEMVSLIGYLFDRDLFHKEIIFQNEEEEYKISKDILSLNFNFSEKKYIFFESKNKLENTRDILNNLKNMLYIDIDLSKFKILMINEFKLKIPLLGSGYSNFKNLRNFIKTNCFVFYNIYKQTLPWKILNSETEGEIEIADLKTNGVISVSDIKFIDNKTEKKIDPSSFGNISKYISFDFELPFNIEHKIKYNTFHIKNDIRFEQTAICTNLFINNEKLLQKNITVLNSLSTSFGKILNSSSDHIFYSEALSNPLFFQYLYNMNYFIGKKIKPLKLLIQYFKSLEHLFFNNKNLFYTYINNIMEQNWTLKVEVINTELDFYSDFLLTKMPDKKYFFYDRYMESLMTSINDKDYRHIIRRN from the coding sequence ATGAATTTTGAAAACTTTTTATCACAAAAAATATTTGAACTAAGACATGAATTAAACAAAATGACAAATGAGCATCCCGAGCTAAAACCTCACTTTGGACTCTCACATGCTGGTTTATTAGATAATGAGACAGAAAAACTTGTAGAATCTTGTTCTTTCTTTTTAACACTAACCCATTCTAAAATGCAAAGCATTATTGCAAACCAAGTTCGAAATTTTATGGAACCCATTTTTCCAGAATGGTATATTCCAGAAATTCCCTCTTACATTGTTGAATTTGATAATTTTGAAGAGTTTTACTCCATTCAGGAAGAGTTTGATGAAAAAGAATATATTACTTGTGAATGTCAGATTGATGAACAATCATTAAAATTAAGTACTCTTGGTAAACAAGAGCTTTCTCCCTTTAAAGCTATTAATAGTTATTTTGTCGCTGGAGATCGAGAATGTTTTTTAAATATTGAATTTAAAAATATGCTTGAATTTGAAGATTACGATTTTAATGCAAAACTAAGAGTATATCTTCAATCTGATGATCCTGAAGAGATGGTTAGTTTAATTGGTTATTTATTTGATAGAGATCTTTTTCATAAAGAAATTATTTTTCAAAATGAAGAAGAAGAATATAAAATAAGTAAAGATATTCTTTCTTTAAATTTTAATTTTTCAGAAAAAAAATATATATTTTTTGAGTCAAAGAATAAGCTTGAAAATACAAGAGATATTTTAAATAATTTAAAAAATATGCTTTATATTGATATTGATCTGTCCAAATTTAAAATTTTAATGATAAATGAATTTAAATTAAAAATTCCTCTTTTAGGAAGTGGATATTCTAATTTTAAAAATTTAAGAAATTTTATAAAAACAAATTGTTTTGTGTTTTATAATATATATAAACAAACTTTACCTTGGAAAATTTTAAATTCAGAAACTGAAGGAGAAATAGAAATAGCAGATTTAAAAACAAATGGTGTAATTTCTGTTTCTGATATAAAATTTATAGATAATAAAACAGAGAAAAAAATAGATCCATCAAGTTTCGGCAATATTTCAAAATATATATCATTCGATTTTGAATTACCATTTAATATTGAGCATAAAATTAAATATAACACTTTTCATATTAAAAATGATATAAGGTTTGAGCAAACTGCAATATGTACAAATTTGTTTATAAATAATGAAAAATTATTACAAAAAAATATAACGGTCTTAAATTCTTTAAGTACGTCTTTTGGGAAAATTTTAAATTCTTCGAGTGACCACATTTTTTATAGTGAAGCTTTATCTAATCCTCTTTTTTTTCAATACTTATATAATATGAATTATTTTATCGGAAAAAAAATAAAACCATTGAAGTTACTAATTCAATATTTTAAAAGTTTAGAACATTTATTTTTTAATAATAAAAATTTATTTTATACTTATATAAATAATATAATGGAACAAAATTGGACATTAAAAGTTGAAGTAATTAACACAGAACTTGATTTTTATTCTGACTTTTTATTAACAAAAATGCCAGATAAGAAATACTTTTTTTATGATAGATATATGGAATCACTAATGACTAGTATAAATGATAAAGATTACAGGCATATTATAAGAAGAAACTAA
- a CDS encoding contractile injection system protein, VgrG/Pvc8 family — translation MKQDIFSYVKNKTGYTLIATFYKNDKKILETGLSQFLVFDEISSLTEMELQFILDPMQIHEICTKLSFDLEKSSSFFYFSKVHIEIFNSLGIPIREYSSFVSQTKLEDYYSDKKKFTFYANPLPWFLQKSNNYRVYIDKKVEDIIKDVFSDFEKMSFIKFNVKFKFSPEKDTIRINCIQNGESDWDFILRLIDEEDWDFIFTYEKGEQIFHILNDVNLINTLISESKYRKIALDIEDNSQNLIKSEDNPLKEALAFRKERITNINFVYSGAPIEIDSFDSDHRNFGKVMKKESEKKSGDHLLKVKQRLGFEGAKKYKEKASSVKFLENKTTSLEKKVNSNLKNISAISSSLKIHIGSMISANYNSSQKKPLTSHLNEIKDYRVQSYTFVFMYVGGDEFHYETNIILHHKDVQHNVSHKYNRNYIDGTITAKVYGEEYELNLDENYFIKVQLPWQYDKYSDKAEYIYARYMSPWANKSYGFFAIPRGGEEVLVAFEDGDPDLPVVIGGLYNEKRPAPISNLKKQHILALYDQPSENKKNNFLEMDHKTATVNIAAAKHMRIRSFGDHLTQSKLTMTMRTSENMLSKSKLQMEFITDKNMLSTSKEQMECKTEKNMLHESKEQMEFISKKNMLHESKEHMDFITENKMSFEAEKNIEFKTDKEYLLDAIENIKIKSEKEVVTEAQDKISLNSQKEVIITVGSAQVKIESSGLVSIKCKKMNINSASSKIEIE, via the coding sequence ATGAAACAAGATATATTTTCTTATGTCAAAAACAAAACTGGTTATACATTAATAGCTACCTTTTATAAAAATGATAAAAAAATTTTAGAAACAGGACTTTCCCAATTTCTTGTATTTGATGAAATCAGCTCCTTAACAGAAATGGAGTTACAGTTTATTCTGGATCCTATGCAAATTCATGAAATATGTACAAAACTTTCGTTTGATTTAGAGAAATCTTCCTCATTTTTTTATTTCTCTAAGGTTCATATAGAAATCTTTAATTCACTAGGAATTCCAATTAGAGAATATTCTTCTTTTGTAAGCCAAACAAAGTTAGAAGATTATTATTCAGATAAAAAGAAATTCACATTTTATGCAAATCCATTACCATGGTTTTTACAAAAAAGTAACAATTATCGAGTGTATATTGATAAAAAAGTTGAAGATATTATTAAAGATGTATTTTCTGATTTTGAAAAAATGTCATTTATTAAGTTTAATGTCAAATTTAAATTTTCACCAGAAAAAGATACTATTAGAATAAATTGTATTCAAAATGGAGAAAGTGACTGGGATTTTATATTGCGGCTTATTGATGAAGAAGATTGGGATTTTATTTTTACTTATGAAAAAGGCGAACAAATATTTCATATTTTAAATGATGTAAATTTAATAAATACATTAATAAGTGAATCAAAATATAGAAAAATAGCTTTAGATATTGAAGATAATTCTCAAAATTTAATCAAATCAGAAGATAATCCATTAAAAGAAGCCCTCGCATTTAGAAAAGAAAGAATAACAAATATAAATTTTGTATACTCAGGCGCTCCTATAGAAATAGATTCTTTTGATTCTGATCATAGAAATTTTGGAAAAGTAATGAAAAAGGAGAGTGAAAAAAAATCTGGAGATCATTTGCTAAAAGTAAAACAAAGATTAGGATTTGAAGGTGCTAAAAAATATAAAGAAAAAGCTTCTTCTGTCAAATTTTTAGAAAATAAAACTACTTCTTTAGAAAAAAAAGTAAATTCTAATTTAAAAAATATTTCCGCTATTTCTAGTTCATTAAAAATCCATATTGGTTCAATGATAAGTGCCAATTATAATTCGAGTCAAAAAAAGCCATTAACATCACATTTAAATGAAATAAAAGATTATAGAGTTCAATCTTATACTTTTGTTTTTATGTATGTAGGTGGAGATGAATTTCATTATGAGACCAATATTATTCTTCATCATAAAGATGTACAACATAATGTTTCGCATAAATACAATAGGAATTATATTGATGGAACTATAACTGCGAAAGTTTATGGAGAAGAATACGAATTAAATTTAGATGAAAATTATTTTATAAAAGTTCAATTGCCTTGGCAATATGATAAGTATTCCGATAAAGCAGAATATATTTATGCGCGATACATGAGTCCTTGGGCAAATAAAAGTTATGGATTTTTTGCAATACCTAGAGGTGGTGAAGAAGTATTGGTTGCATTTGAAGACGGAGATCCAGATTTACCAGTTGTTATTGGTGGTTTATATAATGAAAAAAGACCAGCTCCTATAAGTAATTTAAAAAAGCAACATATTCTTGCTTTATATGATCAACCTTCTGAAAATAAAAAAAATAATTTTTTAGAAATGGATCATAAAACAGCTACGGTTAATATAGCAGCAGCGAAACATATGCGCATTCGTTCTTTTGGAGATCATTTAACTCAGTCTAAATTAACAATGACTATGAGAACTTCAGAAAATATGTTATCTAAGTCTAAACTTCAAATGGAGTTTATTACAGATAAAAATATGCTATCTACCTCCAAAGAGCAAATGGAATGTAAAACTGAAAAGAATATGCTTCATGAATCCAAAGAGCAAATGGAATTTATATCTAAGAAAAATATGCTTCATGAATCTAAAGAGCATATGGATTTTATAACAGAAAATAAAATGAGTTTTGAAGCCGAAAAAAACATTGAATTTAAAACAGATAAAGAATATTTATTAGATGCAATAGAAAATATTAAAATTAAATCAGAAAAAGAGGTGGTAACTGAAGCTCAGGATAAAATTTCATTAAACTCACAAAAAGAAGTTATAATAACGGTTGGTTCTGCACAAGTTAAAATAGAAAGCAGTGGCCTTGTTTCTATAAAATGTAAAAAGATGAATATAAATTCTGCAAGTAGTAAAATTGAAATAGAATAA